Proteins encoded within one genomic window of Epinephelus lanceolatus isolate andai-2023 chromosome 9, ASM4190304v1, whole genome shotgun sequence:
- the igsf9b gene encoding uncharacterized protein igsf9b isoform X1: MGLERRWLQAVTTAVAICLLSVSQGAATLVRAREGGSAELSCNLTPTSKEATTPNLFPLHVVEWVRLGYNVPILIKFGVYAPRVHPNYKGRVSLTRGASLLVERLTLEDEGWFECRILLLDREKDDFRNGTWTFLSITAPPVFIKTPPTFVEVLLGDSLTLSCGAHGNPRPTVVWHKDESRIEKHEKIKVLNGTLSMASVTRNISGVYRCHVSNSEGNLTHSTQLQVKGPPIILISPEDTTLNMSQDAVLQCQADAYPSNLTYEWMKQGQNVYHIESLKSRVKVLVDGTLLIPNLIPEDAGNYTCIPTNGLLTPPSASAHLKVKHPARVVRMSRETYLPAGMEGVITCPVQADPPVLYVNWTKDGNDLNLDNYPGWMVNSEGSVFIATANDNAVGMYTCTAYNSYGTMGKSEPTKVILQDPPSFRLPPGPEYLQEVGRELIIPCEASGDPTPNVTWSKIGPTPRSQYTVLANGSLLLQPLSKDHHGGWECLATNRVATVSAGTVVMVLGTSPHAVSSVSVVTEMNQANVSWVPGFDGGYTQKFTVWVKQASRGKHEWASLPVPTSKNYLLVTGLLAGTGYQFSVLPQNKLGSGAFSEIVSVRTQAVPTEAPTVVTSVPILDPPTLLSTNRTDRGFLLQWSPPEAPSSPLTGYVLQARRDQGQWLILSSNISANQSELLVQGLLRDSSYDLRLMSRSNKVLSEPSESVNVSTLGMEIYPLRPSFLEFIPEPLLAGVLGGVCFLFVAIILSLVTACYMSQRRQRRRRKRRQDLPSALQKSSSPDARSPPRSPDSVLKLKLCPPLPFFPNSSSSQSDRSSFDKGSRGEYHDQRKQLLSNSSPPPHYTLFESHLGSQAPSPTALESISRGPDGRFIVQPLLENSSPSNKKNLRKEVLQSNGGASGSGSNRTSFRDSPKSSVLSSEKDERKDSPLTVDVPELSRPPSSPGRVRAMARNFSRHGCFYSDDEQGSEALLERASFYSDNSEKKPSDSLRRYRVPGHTEDLFPSLGRRTKLLDRGRDRPPNSGYQPMESQLTNNSTVVSQLDSELERDSINKCVQLAKEREEMERELESYTADQRSRGRGRDEQHSNKTKSPQRDSPKSEEEPVWKPQDVTIRQKHRPSGQTSRVSDYRRACYFGNTSSPMDRLPTTRIQWDISPVTSVTSLIPIQSPRETTSPRPQHPRTFRETTEDSLAVDSSRSPVTQNTSLPMLSPEATSEGPPVLCLETPDRARSLSPQSEPDRCSRSTTEQGLREKTKNGGVASRSRHSYAYAGSQPWDSAARGPLIDNERPECSASAPYNQPERTAKIYTATGNTSPSSYSTLPYEHHQAGAKAKEKDTQTQDDRRSSGFYSEFEREGVRTRSRRSDKCLFSDSPSPISTLTLVEEVESEQSQLSVPGLSGSFKAKPAAPSPQMSPLQTSAILEYLSLPGFIEMSVDEPVEDAAVTDTAGQTSELKPENPPGPKPDVVPSNWEVHVQENQETHLRHHSAGAAEASFYAGKKQDHKRSYYVEPRDSAHRVRFPDETRPLSPGPEKTSKQLYNEKTQTQVGNKSTDRPESRLGSRSAHTLFSAAKGMADIVSKHSQSFVDSSESLSEQSQRQASQGSRTNNIASRICQAPVPFLKKSLSIGPCRTLSGMGQPRPFLKKSISLGSQRWEHFESPRTYISEKCYWDEFPNPDIRVKSYSLGRSPSSLPRPGPSWREYVPFRRPSMGSLERPHHAHRSLASPSYLTHSMYPPRQTSMSPMLEPSDPRRQATVFPESSRWSPSYEVTVRSAQHKYAPMPMPSSIPVAQYQHWPGSRGESMRPMDPSRGPPRSYLPRGISWPSPYYAPFPPREAESYRHPDRMIRRGGDTEFREVRETREGGRTSYASQSSGRGSAGLFRQSLSITPTLLSSPETTEESERHRAETELPERRVKRRNTSVDESYEWDSADVCVDSEVLEAMRFDQSQMGFRRGRSELRYDQAGGLQDQRQKGPCPSVSPPVSNPPRCQYSRSLSEARFNALRQEYQQYRQAQESICSREPCLTPGHESDSDSSSALL; encoded by the exons ATGGGACTGGAGAGACGGTGGCTTCAGGCTGTCACCACTGCTGTAGCCATCTGTCTGCTAA GTGTGTCTCAAGGTGCGGCAACATTGGTTCGTGCAAGAGAGGGGGGCTCTGCGGAACTGAGCTGCAATCTCACTCCTACATCTAAAGAAGCCACCACCCCAAACCTCTTTCCTCTGCATGTGGTGGAGTGGGTGCGCCTCGGTTACAACGTTCCCATCCTCATCAAATTTGGAGTGTACGCTCCTCGTGTTCATCCAAACTACAAGG GCCGTGTGTCTCTGACCCGGGGGGCTTCTCTGCTTGTGGAACGGCTGACCCTGGAGGACGAAGGCTGGTTCGAATGCCGCATCCTGCTTCTGGACAGAGAAAAAGATGACTTTCGAAACGGCACGTGGACCTTCCTCTCCATCACAG CTCCACCTGTGTTTATCAAGACACCACCAACTTTTGTGGAGGTTCTGCTCGGAGACTCACTGACTCTCAGCTGTGGAGCCCATGGCAACCCTCGACCAACTGTTGTCTGGCATAAAGACGAGAGCCGAATCgagaaacatgaaaaaataaaa GTACTCAATGGTACCTTGTCTATGGCCTCCGTCACAAGAAATATTTCAGGAGTGTACAGATGTCACGTGTCCAACTCAGAGGGGAACCTGACCCACTCTACGCAGctgcaggtcaaag GACCTCCAATCATCCTCATCTCCCCAGAGGACACCACTCTCAACATGTCTCAGGATGCGGTACTACAGTGTCAGGCTGATGCCTACCCGTCTAACCTCACCTATGAGTGGATGAAACAAGGACAGAATGTTTACCATATTGA GTCTCTAAAGTCCAGAGTGAAGGTTTTGGTGGATGGAACACTTCTCATTCCTAATCTCATCCCAGAGGACGCTGGCAACTACACCTGTATCCCAACTAATGGGCTACTCACCCCGCCCTCAGCCTCTGCGCACCTGAAAGTGAAAC ATCCTGCACGTGTGGTCAGAATGTCCCGGGAAACGTACTTACCTGCAGGCATGGAGGGGGTCATTACTTGCCCTGTTCAGGCTGATCCCCCTGTGCTGTATGTCAACTGGACCAAAGATGGGAACGATTTGAACCTTGACAAT TACCCAGGTTGGATGGTGAACTCCGAGGGCTCAGTTTTTATAGCAACAGCCAATGACAATGCTGTAGGCATGTACACATGTACAGCCTATAACAGTTATGGCACCATGGGAAAGTCTGAACCTACCAAGGTCATATTGCAG GACCCTCCATCGTTTCGACTGCCTCCAGGGCCCGAGTATCTCCAGGAGGTGGGCAGAGAGTTGATTATCCCTTGTGAAGCCAGTGGAGACCCCACTCCAAACGTAACCTGGAGCAAG ATTGGCCCTACTCCTCGCTCCCAGTACACTGTGTTGGCTAACGGctccctgctgctgcagccGCTCAGTAAAGATCACCATGGGGGCTGGGAGTGCTTGGCCACCAATCGTGTGGCGACTGTCAGTGCAGGCACTGTGGTCATGGTGCTGG gcaccagtcctCACGCTGTGTCCTCAGTATCCGTCGTCACAGAGATGAACCAGGCCAACGTGTCGTGGGTGCCTGGCTTTGATGGTGGATACACCCAGAAGTTTACTGTATG GGTCAAGCAGGCATCCAGAGGGAAACATGAATGGGCGTCTTTGCCTGTGCCGACATCCAAAAACTACCTGCTGGTGACCGGGCTACTTGCTGGCACCGGCTATCAGTTCAGTGTCCTACCTCAGAATAAACTCGGCTCTGGAGCTTTCAGTGAAATTGTTTCTGTGCGAACACAAG CGGTACCAACAGAAGCACCTACAGTCGTCACCAGTGTCCCAATCCTGGATCCTCCCACACTCCTTTCAACCAACCGGACTGACCGAGGTTTTCTCCTCCAGTGGTCGCCTCCAGAGGCTCCGTCCTCTCCACTGACGGGCTATGTGCTGCAGGCCCGCAGGGATCAGGGCCAGTGGCTCATCCTCAGCAGCAACATCAGTGCCAATCAGAGTGAACTACTTGTACAAGGACTGCTAAGG gaCTCCAGTTACGATCTGAGGCTGATGTCCCGCAGTAACAAAGTACTCAGTGAACCGAGCGAGTCTGTCAATGTATCCACCTTAG GGATGGAGATTTACCCTCTGCGCCCAAGTTTCTTGGAGTTCATCCCTGAGCCTCTGTTGGCTGGTGTGTTAGGAGGAGTATGCTTCCTGTTCGTGGCCATCATCCTCTCACTGGTGACAGCATGCTACATGAGTCAAAGGAGACAGCGCCGGCGCAGAAAGAGAAGACAAG ATCTCCCATCTGCCCTCCAGAAGAGCTCATCTCCAGA TGCTCGCTCACCTCCTCGCAGCCCTGACAGCGTCCTAAAGCTAAAGCTGTGTCCTCCGCTTCCCTTCTTCCccaactcctcctcctcacagtcTGATCGCTCGTCCTTTGATAAAGGCAGCCGTGGGGAATACCACGACCAGAGGAAACAACTCCTGTCTAACTCATCTCCACCACCACATTACACACTCTTTGAGAGTCACCTGGGCTCTCAAGCTCCATCGCCAACTGCTCTGGAGTCCATCTCCAGGGGCCCAGATGGACGCTTCATTGTCCAACCACTGCTAGAGAATTCAAGTCCCTCCAATAAGAAAAACTTGAGGAAGGAGGTCCTGCAAAGTAATGGTGGGGCAAGTGGCTCAGGGAGTAACAGGACATCATTCAGGGACTCTCCAAAGTCAAGCGTCTTGAGCTCAGAGAAGGATGAGAGGAAGGATTCTCCTCTCACTGTGGACGTCCCAGAGCTGAGCAGACCTCCATCCTCTCCTGGAAGAGTTCGGGCCATGGCCAGAAACTTCTCCCGTCATGGCTGCTTTTACTCTGACGATGAACAAGGCTCAGAGGCTCTATTGGAAAGGGCCAGCTTCTATTCAGACAACAGTGAGAAAAAACCCAGTGATTCACTCAGAAGGTATCGCGTGCCGGGCCACACTGAAGATCTGTTTCCGAGTTTGGGGAGGAGAACAAAGCTGCTGGATAGAGGCCGAGACAGACCACCCAATTCTGGCTACCAGCCTATGGAGAGTCAGCTGACTAACAACAGCACTGTGGTCTCACAACTTGACAGTGAGCTGGAGAGGGATAGTATTAACAAGTGTGTCCAGCTGGCAAAGGAGAGGGAAGAAatggagagggagctggagaGCTACACAGCTGATCAAAGAAGTCGAGGTCGTGGGAGAGACGAGCAACATTCTAATAAGACAAAAAGCCCTCAAAGGGACTCACCCAAGTCAGAGGAAGAACCTGTATGGAAGCCACAAGATGTTACcatcagacagaaacacaggcCCTCAGGCCAGACAAGTCGGGTATCTGACTATCGAAGAGCATGCTACTTTGGGAACACCAGCAGTCCTATGGATCGGCTCCCTACCACTCGCATACAGTGGGACATCAGCCCTGTTACATCGGTCACCAGCCTCATTCCTATACAGAGCCCCCGGGAGACCACATCACCCAGGCCACAGCATCCTCGCACATTTAGGGAAACAACAGAGGACTCTCTTGCTGTTGATTCATCACGCTCTCCAGTCACCCAGAACACTTCCCTCCCTATGCTGTCCCCTGAAGCCACCTCAGAAGGCCCCCCTGTCCTTTGTCTAGAAACACCAGATAGAGCCAGGTCATTGAGTCCTCAGAGTGAGCCAGATAGATGCAGTAGGTCCACGACTGAGCAGGGCTTAAGGGAAAAGACAAAGAATGGAGGTGTTGCTTCAAGGTCCAGACATTCATATGCTTATGCAGGCAGTCAGCCCTGGGATTCAGCTGCCAGAGGTCCTTTAATTGACAATGAGAGGCCTGAATGTTCAGCCTCTGCACCGTATAATCAGCCTGAGAGAACTGCAAAAATCTACACAGCCACAGGGAATACCAGTCCCTCAAGTTATTCTACCTTACCCTACGAACATCATCAAGCAGGGGCAAAGGCCAAAGAAAAAGACACTCAGACCCAGGATGACCGACGGAGTTCAGGGTTTTACTCTGAGTTCGAAAGAGAGGGTGTGCGAACACGCTCCAGGAGGAGCGACAAATGTCTCTTCTCTGATAGTCCAAGCCCTATTTCAACACTGACACTTGTAGAAGAGGTCGAAAGTGAGCAGTCCCAACTCTCTGTCCCGGGATTGTCAGGGTCCTTCAAGGCCAAGCCTGCAGCTCCATCTCCCCAAATGTCCCCACTGCAGACAAGTGCAATTCTTGAATACCTGAGCCTTCCAGGTTTCATTGAAATGAGCGTGGATGAGCCTGTGGAAGATGCTGCAGTCACAGACACTGCTGGACAAACTTCTGAACTAAAGCCAGAAAATCCCCCGGGGCCTAAGCCTGATGTAGTTCCTAGCAACTGGGAGGTTCATGTTCAGGAAAACCAGGAAACACACTTGCGCCACCATTCTGCGGGTGCTGCAGAGGCCAGTTTTTatgctggaaaaaaacaagaccATAAACGCTCATATTATGTGGAACCTAGAGATTCTGCACATAGAGTAAGATTTCCAGATGAGACAAGACCACTGTCACCCGGTCCAGAAAAAACTAGCAAACAGCTCTATAATGAGAAAACACAAACTCAAGTTGGGAACAAAAGCACAGACAGACCTGAATCCAGACTTGGATCCAGGTCAGCTCACACCTTGTTCAGTGCAGCTAAAGGTATGGCAGATATAGTGTCAAAACACTCACAGAGTTTTGTAGACAGTAGTGAGTCTTTATCAGAGCAATCCCAAAGACAAGCTTCTCAGGGCAGCAGGACTAATAACATTGCATCACGAATATGTCAAGCCCCTGTGCCATTTTTAAAGAAGTCCTTAAGCATAGGCCCTTGTAGGACACTCTCAGGTATGGGACAGCCTCGTCCTTTCCTAAAGAAATCCATCAGTTTAGGCTCACAGAGGTGGGAGCACTTTGAGAGCCCAAGGAcatatatttctgaaaaatgTTACTGGGATGAGTTCCCAAACCCTGACATCAGGGTGAAGTCCTACAGTTTGGGTCGTAGTCCGTCTTCCCTTCCAAGGCCAGGCCCCTCCTGGAGGGAGTATGTCCCATTCAGACGCCCCAGCATGGGGAGCTTAGAGAGGCCTCACCACGCACATAGATCTTTAGCTAGTCCTTCCTACCTCACTCACTCCATGTACCCACCCAGACAAACCTCGATGTCCCCGATGCTGGAACCCTCCGATCCACGACGGCAAGCCACTGTTTTCCCAGAGTCCTCCAGGTGGTCTCCATCCTATGAGGTTACCGTTAGGTCTGCCCAGCATAAATATGCCCCCATGCCAATGCCCTCTTCCATCCCTGTCGCCCAGTACCAACACTGGCCAGGATCCAGAGGGGAAAGCATGAGACCCATGGACCCCAGCAGGGGCCCTCCAAGGTCCTACCTGCCCAGGGGAATTAGCTGGCCCTCACCTTACTATGCCCCCTTCCCAcccagagaggcagagagttACAGACATCCAGACAGGATGATCAGGAGGGGAGGGGACACAGAGTTTCGGGAGGTTAGAGAGaccagggagggagggaggaccaGTTATGCCAGTCAGAGCAGTGGTAGAGGTAGCGCTGGTCTCTTCCGACAGTCCCTGTCAATCACTCCCACGCTACTCAGCTCCCCAGAAACCACGGAGGAAAGCGAGCGGCACagagctgagacggagctgCCTGAGAGGAGAGTGAAAAG AAGGAACACATCAGTAGATGAGAGTTATGAGTGGGACtctgctgatgtgtgtgtggactcGGAGGTCC